One genomic segment of Brassica napus cultivar Da-Ae chromosome A3, Da-Ae, whole genome shotgun sequence includes these proteins:
- the LOC125589951 gene encoding MYB-like transcription factor ODO1 encodes MGRQPCCDKLEVKKGPWTTEEDKKLINFILTNGHCCWRALPKLAGLRRCGKSCRLRWTNYLRPDLKRGLLSHDEEQLVIDLHAHLGNKWSKIASRLPGRTDNEIKNHWNTHIKKKLVKMGIDPVTHQPLNQEPNNTDNPNSSSSTSDNILMEPKSRSPKNVQTNSTTTEDESSSTATGQNSSINNENQLLSNITNDEELFSYLWSDDTAKADASRSCSNYYGVGGTLYNEDNIPGARADFPIWSPERVGGKDLMFLDYCQDFGVHDFGF; translated from the exons ATGGGGAGGCAGCCATGCTGTGACAAGTTAGAGGTGAAGAAAGGGCCATGGACAACGGAGGAAGACAAGAAGCTCATAAACTTCATACTCACCAACGGCCATTGTTGCTGGCGTGCTTTGCCAAAGCTGGCCGGTCTCCGCCGCTGTGGGAAAAGCTGCCGCCTCCGGTGGACCAACTACCTCCGGCCTGACTTGAAGAGAGGCCTTCTCTCTCACGATGAGGAACAACTTGTCATCGATCTACATGCTCATCTCGGCAACAA GTGGTCTAAGATAGCTTCAAGGTTACCCGGAAGAACAGATAACGAAATAAAAAACCATTGGAATACTCACATCAAGAAAAAACTTGTTAAGATGGGAATCGACCCTGTGACTCATCAACCTCTCAACCAAGAACCTAATAACACTGATAATCCCAATAGTAGTTCTTCAACTTCAGATAATATCTTAATGGAACCAAAGAGCAGAAGCCCCAAAAACGTACAGACTAATAGCACGACTACAGAAGACGAAAGCAGCAGCACTGCTACTGGTCAAAACAGTTCCATTAACAATGAAAATCAACTACTTAGTAACATTACTAACGATGAAGAATTGTTTAGTTACTTATGGTCGGACGACACTGCTAAAGCTGATGCTTCGAGGAGTTGTAGTAATTATTATGGTGTTGGTGGAACATTATATAATGAAGATAATATTCCCGGCGCCAGAGCAGACTTTCCGATTTGGTCACCGGAAAGGGTCGGCGGCAAGGATTTGATGTTTCTTGATTACTGCCAAGACTTTGGTGTTCATGATTTTGGGTTTTGA
- the LOC106440486 gene encoding flavonoid 3'-monooxygenase CYP75B137-like: protein MEATSSNFTLSTILNTEDPYSSLMLTAALLFAVLCYFWLQGKSKSKNGQPPLPPGPWPLPIVGNLPFLNSDILHTQFQALTQKHGPLMKIHLGSKLAIVVSSPDMAREVLKTHDVTFANHDLPEVGKINTYGGEDILWSPYGTHWRRLRKLCVMKMFTTPTLEASYSTRREETRQTIVHMSEMARDGSPVNLGEQIFLSIFNVVTRMMWGATVEGEERTSLGNELKTLISDISDIEGIQNYSDFFPLLARFDFQGLVKKMKVHVKKLDILFDRVMESHVKMVGKKSEEEEDFLQYLIRVKDDDEKAPLSLTHVKSLLMDMVLGGVDTSVNASEFAMAEIVSRPEVFKKIRQELDQVVGKDSVVEESHLPKLTYLQAVMKETLRLHPTLPLLVPHRNSETSVVAGYTVPKDSKIFINVWAIHRDPKHWDEPNEFKPERFLENSLDFNGGDFKYLPFGSGRRICAAINMAERLVLFNIASLLHSFDWKAPKGHKFEVEEKFGLVLKLKSPLVAIPVPRLSDPKLYTA from the coding sequence ATGGAAGCGACTTCTTCTAACTTCACACTCTCTACAATCCTCAACACAGAGGATCCATACAGCTCCCTCATGCTGACCGCCGCTCTTCTCTTCGCCGTCCTCTGCTACTTCTGGCTTCAAGGAAAATCCAAGTCCAAGAACGGTCAACCACCGTTGCCTCCGGGACCATGGCCACTTCCCATCGTCGGAAACCTCCCGTTCCTAAACTCCGACATCCTCCACACGCAGTTCCAAGCCCTAACTCAAAAACACGGCCCTCTCATGAAAATCCACCTCGGCTCCAAACTCGCTATCGTCGTCTCCTCCCCAGACATGGCTCGCGAGGTTCTCAAAACACACGACGTCACTTTCGCCAACCACGACCTCCCCGAGGTCGGGAAGATCAACACGTACGGTGGGGAAGACATACTCTGGTCTCCTTACGGCACACACTGGAGGAGACTACGCAAGCTTTGCGTCATGAAGATGTTCACCACGCCGACTCTCGAAGCTTCTTACTCCACTCGGAGGGAAGAGACACGACAAACTATCGTTCACATGTCCGAAATGGCACGTGACGGATCGCCCGTGAATCTTGGAGAGCAAATATTTCTTTCGATATTCAACGTCGTGACGAGAATGATGTGGGGAGCGACggttgaaggagaagagagaacaAGCTTAGGGAACGAGctcaaaaccctaatctcaGATATCTCCGACATAGAAGGGATTCAAAACTACTCAGACTTCTTCCCCTTGTTAGCAAGGTTTGATTTCCAGGGGTTGGTTAAGAAGATGAAGGTCCATGTTAAGAAGCTAGATATTTTATTCGACCGTGTTATGGAGAGTCACGTCAAAATGGTTGGTAAGAAAagcgaagaggaagaagatttcTTACAATACTTGATTAGAGTTAAAGACGACGATGAGAAAGCTCCTCTCTCGTTGACTCACGTGAAGTCATTGCTTATGGATATGGTTCTTGGTGGTGTCGACACATCCGTTAACGCATCGGAGTTCGCTATGGCTGAGATCGTGAGCAGACCAGAAGTTTTCAAGAAGATACGTCAAGAACTGGATCAAGTTGTTGGTAAAGACAGCGTCGTTGAAGAATCACATCTACCTAAGCTCACTTACTTGCAAGCGGTTATGAAAGAGACTCTTAGGCTTCACCCTACGCTTCCACTTCTTGTACCTCACCGGAACAGCGAAACCTCGGTGGTTGCGGGATACACTGTGCCTAAAGACTCCAAGATTTTCATCAATGTTTGGGCGATTCATAGAGATCCTAAGCACTGGGACGAGCCTAATGAGTTTAAACCTGAGAGGTTTTTGGAGAACTCGCTAGATTTCAACGGTGGTGATTTTAAGTATTTGCCATTTGGTTCCGGGAGGAGGATTTGCGCGGCGATTAACATGGCTGAGAGGCTTGTTCTCTTCAACATTGCGTCGCTTCTTCACTCTTTTGACTGGAAAGCTCCTAAAGGACACAAGTTTGAGGTTGAGGAGAAGTTTGGGCTTGTTCTTAAGTTGAAGAGTCCGCTTGTGGCTATTCCTGTTCCGAGGTTGTCTGATCCCAAACTCTACACAGCTTAA